Part of the Dermatophilus congolensis genome is shown below.
CCCCCAATTCCTCGTCAACGAACTGGCCCTACGGCCCCACAACTCTGGCCACTGGACCATCGACGGCTCCACCACAAGTCAATTCGAACAACACCTCCGCGCCATCCTCGACCTCCCCCTAGGCGACACCAGCCCACGCAACACCTGGACCGTCATGGGCAACGTTCTGGGCGGACAAATCCCCGAATTCGAAAACCTCTACTCCACCTACAAACACCTCATGGCCCACGACCCAGCCCTCAAAATCCACCTCTACAACAAAGCAGTAAAACCCGGCCGAAAAATTGGCCACGTCAACGTCTGCGGCGACAACCTCCCCAACCTGCGCGAACGCGCCAACCACGCCACCGGATACCTCCGCGGCACCATCCGCCAGTAACACCCCCCACCCACCCAGGAGCAACACAATGAACGACACCACCCTCAACGAAACCACCCCCCTCGTCGGCCTCGTCATGGGCAGCGACAGCGACTGGCCCACCATGGAAGCCGCAGCCCACGCCCTCGAAGAATTCGGCATCCCCTACGAAGCCGATGTCGTCTCCGCACACCGCATGCCCACCGAAATGATCGAATACGGCCGCAGCGCCGCCGGCCGCGGCCTACGCGTCATCATCGCTGGCGCTGGCGGCGCCGCCCACCTACCCGGCATGCTCGCCGCCGTCACAGAACTACCCGTCATCGGTGTACCAGTACCTCTCAAGCACCTCGACGGCATGGACTCCCTCCTATCCATCGTCCAAATGCCCGCAGGCGTCCCCGTAGCCACCGTCTCCATCGGCGGCGCACGAAACGCCGGACTCCTAGCCACCCGCATCATCAGCACCGCCGACACAGAACACGGCGCCCACCTACGCGAAAAAATGCGCACCTTCCAAAGCGAACTACGCGACCACGCCCACGCAAAAGGAGAAACCCTCCGCAACCGCCTCACTCACTAAAAACACGTAAAACGCCCGGCCGGAGGAACAGTCGAACCACGCACGCCCTGATGAGCGGCACCCCGCTCCGCACGTGATCGACTGCCCATCCGACCGGGCGTCACCGTTCTCCAAACACAAAACTCACAGAGAACGAACACACAATCAGGGCTCAAACCAAGAGCCCCGACAACCTCAATAATGCTGTCTGCCCACCCCATAAAAACGTACTCAAACCGCGTCTTAGCCCAATCGTTACCCAGCCGAATCCACCACGCGACCAACAAGACACACTAGAGACCTCACGCATCACCAGCAGCGAACACCAGGGCAAATAAAAACCACACAAAAAGAAAAAACACACCCAAAAGTGGCCCCCCAAAACAGCGCCTCACCAACGGCAAGATAAACACATGCGTATCATCTGCGCCCCCGACTCATTCAAAGAATCCATCACCGCCACAAACGCAGCCCAAGCACTACGCCGCGGAATACTCTCCGCAGCACCCTCCACCGAAGTGACATGCCTCCCCATGGCCGACGGCGGCGAAGGCACCATGCGTACACTCGTAAACGCCCTAGACGGAGACATCCGCTCCACACCCTGCACCGACGCCCTCGGACGCCCCACCAACGCCACCTTCGGCCTCATACACACCGAATCAACAACCACCGCCATCATAGAAATGGCAGCTGCCGCAGGCATAGAACACATACCCCCATACGAACGCAACATCCGCGCAGCAACCACATACGGCGTAGGACAACTCATCACCGCAGCACTCGACGCCAGCGCGCACACACTCCTGATAGGCATCGGCGGCAGCGCAACCAACGACGCAGGCACAGGAATGATGAGCGCACTCGGCGCACGATTCCTCGACGCCGAAGGCAACCAACTACCCCCAGGCGGATCAGCCCTACGCAACTGCGCACACATCGACACCACACAACTCGACAGGCGGCTCGCAAAAACAAAAATCATGGTCGCCTGCGACGTGAACAACCCCCTCCTCGGCAAACACGGAGCAAGCGCCGTATTCGGCCCCCAAAAAGGCGCAACCCCAGAGGACATCATCGAACTAGAACACGCACTAACCCGCTGGGCAGACATCGTCGAAACCACACTCAACAAGCCAATACGAAACACCCCAGGAGCAGGAGCCGCAGGCGGAGTCGGTGCAGCCTTCCTCGCATTCACCTCCGCCGAACTACGCCCCGGCGCCCAACTAGTGATGGACACCATCAACATCGACCACCACCTGCACGGCGCCGACTACGTATTCACGGGAGAAGGATCCGTAGACACACAATCCATGGCCGGCAAAGCACCCATGCAAGTAGCCCAACGAGCAGCCCAAGCAGGAGTACCCACAGTAGTTTTCGCAGGACGAATAGAAGAAAAAATAGCCAGAACCCCACCCGCAGGCGTGATCGCAACAGTGCCAATCGTGCGGGAAGCAACAGACCTACCCACTGCCTTAGCAGCCGGAGAACAAAATTTAGAAGCAGCCGCAGCCATGGTCACGCGCCTACTACACGCCGACCTCACGCGAAAAGCGATACACCGCAACTAATCTGCCGAAAAATCAGCTCGCCGCTGCTCTCAAACACCACAAAAAACACCAACAAAAAGAAACACCCAGGTGCCTCACATCACCTTGACGTGAACCGCGAACGTACCCCATGCTCATGAAATCGATTCAAACTGGAATCGATTCCACACACGAGTGCACAAGGTGGTGCAGCGGTGACAGTGACGCTCCGCGACGTCGCACAACGAGCAGGCGTCGCCCCATCAACCGCATCACGCGCACTCGACCCACAACGCCCAGCCTCCGCCGAAGTACGCAAACGCGTACACGCCGCAGCAAAAGAACTCGGCTACCGAGGCAACGGATTCGCCCGAAGCCTACGCACCAACAAATCCGGAATCATCGGACTGCTCATCCCCGACGTCCGCAACCCCTTCTTCACCGCCCTCGCCTACGAAGCCGAACAAGCCGCCGCAGCAGCAGGCCTAGCCGTCATGATCGGCAACGCCGACGAAGACACCACAGCCCAAGAGCGCTACCTCACCGCACTCGACCGCGCACACGTCGACGGACTCCTCCTCGTTCCCCAAGGACAAGCAACCCCAGCACTACACGAAGCCGTAACACTCCGCCCCACAGTCTGCCTCGACCGTGACGCCAAACTCGGCGCACCCCTGATCACCTCCGACTCCACCGGCGGAATGGCAAACCTCATCGACCACATCGTCAGCCTCGGACACCAACACATCGCCATCATCTCCGGCCCACTACAAACATCCACCGGCATCGAACGCCTCACCGCAGCCAAAAACCGCCTCAACCACCACGGCCTGACAATCCACAACAAAGACATCATCGAAGGCAACTTCCAATTCGCCAGCGGCGTCCACGCAGCCGAACAACTCCTCACCCGCCCCAACCGACCCGACGTCATCATCGCAGCAGACGTACTCATGGCAACAGGACTCATCACCGTCACAAACCGCCACGGACTACGCGCAGGAACCGACATCGGCATCGCAGCATTCGACGACGACCCTTGGTTCGAACTACTCGAAGTACCCATCACCGCCATCGCCCAAGACATCCCCACACTCGCCCAAAAAGCCGTCACCACACTCATCAACGCCATGAACAACCACCACACCACAACCACCCCCATCCCCACCCACCTGGTCAAACGCTCCTCCCTCGGAGAAAGACCCTCCACACCCACCCACCTCCCCAAACGAGGAGAACAACCCCAGGAGAACCACCATGGATGACGTCATCCTCCGGCTGAAGGGCGTCTCCAAGTCCTTCGGCGGCATCACCGCAGTCAACGACGTAACACTGGACATACACCGCAGCGAAGTACACGTACTCCTCGGCGAAAACGGCGCAGGCAAATCAACACTGATCAAAATGATCGCCGGAGTCCACCAACCCGACAAAGGCAGCATCGAAGTCAACGGCAAAACCGTACACATCACC
Proteins encoded:
- the purE gene encoding 5-(carboxyamino)imidazole ribonucleotide mutase, which translates into the protein MNDTTLNETTPLVGLVMGSDSDWPTMEAAAHALEEFGIPYEADVVSAHRMPTEMIEYGRSAAGRGLRVIIAGAGGAAHLPGMLAAVTELPVIGVPVPLKHLDGMDSLLSIVQMPAGVPVATVSIGGARNAGLLATRIISTADTEHGAHLREKMRTFQSELRDHAHAKGETLRNRLTH
- a CDS encoding glycerate kinase, whose protein sequence is MRIICAPDSFKESITATNAAQALRRGILSAAPSTEVTCLPMADGGEGTMRTLVNALDGDIRSTPCTDALGRPTNATFGLIHTESTTTAIIEMAAAAGIEHIPPYERNIRAATTYGVGQLITAALDASAHTLLIGIGGSATNDAGTGMMSALGARFLDAEGNQLPPGGSALRNCAHIDTTQLDRRLAKTKIMVACDVNNPLLGKHGASAVFGPQKGATPEDIIELEHALTRWADIVETTLNKPIRNTPGAGAAGGVGAAFLAFTSAELRPGAQLVMDTINIDHHLHGADYVFTGEGSVDTQSMAGKAPMQVAQRAAQAGVPTVVFAGRIEEKIARTPPAGVIATVPIVREATDLPTALAAGEQNLEAAAAMVTRLLHADLTRKAIHRN
- a CDS encoding LacI family DNA-binding transcriptional regulator — its product is MTVTLRDVAQRAGVAPSTASRALDPQRPASAEVRKRVHAAAKELGYRGNGFARSLRTNKSGIIGLLIPDVRNPFFTALAYEAEQAAAAAGLAVMIGNADEDTTAQERYLTALDRAHVDGLLLVPQGQATPALHEAVTLRPTVCLDRDAKLGAPLITSDSTGGMANLIDHIVSLGHQHIAIISGPLQTSTGIERLTAAKNRLNHHGLTIHNKDIIEGNFQFASGVHAAEQLLTRPNRPDVIIAADVLMATGLITVTNRHGLRAGTDIGIAAFDDDPWFELLEVPITAIAQDIPTLAQKAVTTLINAMNNHHTTTTPIPTHLVKRSSLGERPSTPTHLPKRGEQPQENHHG